In the Bacteroidota bacterium genome, AAGCTGTTTTCTAACACAGTGTTTTCTAACAACGTGTGTGCTTGAGCCCTGCGTTGGCTTGTGCCACCACTCATGTTCGGAGAGAAAATAACGATTATATTGCTCTTTATAAGTCTAACAGAGCCGTGCGAAGAATCTGGGCAAGCAGAAGGCTGCATGACCTCTGCTGTTGATAGCAGCGCAAGTGGCCTGGTGGGTAGGAGTGTCTCAATCGTTGCGTACACACCCCGGACCAGCCATTTGGATGTCTGGTCCACCCCTCTCAAGAGGGGAGTTTGGCAGGGAGGCATTGCAATGTTCTTTGGCGAGTCGGAAGTTGTTCGTATTAAAACCCGAAAACCCGAAAACCCGAAAACCCGAAAACCCGAAAACCCGAAAACCCGAAAACCCGAAAACCCGAAAACCCGAAAACCCGAAAACCCGAAAACCCGAAAACCCGAAATATGATCTACACCTTCAACGGCATCACGCCCACCTACGACGGCACCAACTTCATCGCCCCTTCAGCGGACGTGATGGGGGATGTTGTACTCGGTGCTTACACAAGCGTATGGTTTAACGTCACCATTCGCGGCGACATCCACCGCATCCGCATAGGGCGAGAGTCGAATATCCAGGACAATGCCGTGGTTCACATCACCAGCAACACTGGCCCTGTGTCCATTGGCAACCGGGTGACGATCGGGCACGGTGCAATTATCCATGCCTGTACAATCGAAGACAACGTGTTAATCGGGATGGGAGCAATTGTGCTCGACAATGCTGTGATTGGGGAAGGGAGTATTGTTGGGGCAGGGGCCCTCGTTACGGGACGCACCATTGTGCCGCCGGGATCTATGGTGCTGGGTTCGCCGGCAAAAGTGGTCCGACCACTAAAAGAAGAAGAAATCGCCGGCATCGGCAAGTTCGCCGACAGCTACCTCCAAAACAGCAAAGCCTTCAGAAACGGCGGCTTAGTCCCCAAGAACTAGCAAAGGCCCAAAACCCTTCAACCTTAAACCAGCAACCTTCAACCCAAACCCATAAATGGGTTTGGCACCTACATCTCGTAGCTGGTTACGTAAGCTTCCGCTACATAAAATTCGGGCAGGCCAAGCTTGTTAAGGGCGTCGGCTGTCGCGCGGTTTCGGTCGCGTGCGCGTTCCCAAAACTCGCGTGCATCCGTGGCGCCCGGAAACATGGCCCGGTCTTTTTGGCTTTCGTGCTTGAAGACCGCCTCGATTTTGCGGTCGAGGTCAGCTTTTGACATTGGGATGAATACATCCACCCGGTCAATTTCCCATTCCTGCCATGCACCGCGGTATAGCCACACAAGCGGTTGGTGTTCTGCGGAGGGGGCGTACTGGATGGCTTCCGGGGTCACCTTGAGCTGCGTTGCATCTACAATGCCGCGCTCTTTGCGGTAGCGCATGAGCGCTTCACGGATGGCATCGTAACACATCCGGTGGGTGCCATGCGGATCAGAGAGGTCGCCGGCTACAAAAATGTGGTGCGGTTCAATTTCGTTGAGCAGGTTTAATACTACCTGTACATCTGCTTCGCTAATTGGGTCTTTACGGACGGTGCCAGTTTTGTAGAACGGCATGTCGAGGAAGCGCGCATCTTCCGGCGTAAGACCAATTACTTCGATGCCAGCGATGGCTTCAGAGTAGCGAATGAAGGCTTTGATTTTCTGCACTTCCTCGATGTCCACTTCGCCCGGCTCTTTCTGCTCCAGGAAGTCCAGTATGCGCTTGCTTTCGCCGTGAAAATGGTTGAGTGCCTTTTGGTCGATGCCAAACACTTCCATGCTCATGTCTACAAACTGCAGGTAGCGGCGGACGTCTGCGTCAAAGACCGCAACGGAGCCGTTGGTC is a window encoding:
- a CDS encoding gamma carbonic anhydrase family protein yields the protein MIYTFNGITPTYDGTNFIAPSADVMGDVVLGAYTSVWFNVTIRGDIHRIRIGRESNIQDNAVVHITSNTGPVSIGNRVTIGHGAIIHACTIEDNVLIGMGAIVLDNAVIGEGSIVGAGALVTGRTIVPPGSMVLGSPAKVVRPLKEEEIAGIGKFADSYLQNSKAFRNGGLVPKN